One part of the Gemmatimonadota bacterium genome encodes these proteins:
- a CDS encoding polysaccharide deacetylase family protein: MSLDICPWKYGKRWVYSITYDEALADLHRFAIPMHDEYGIPGHVEVVVGQMGEIRKIGNSSFNGYRHMNGEELRDLLARGWGVGNHSWSHEIITPDTVDREICHAKEVLEEALGEAVILYCSPGDNTNMADHVLEACRNSGYVGAMSITDALNLPGDELFWINRTPLHDHYYPPFYSAFDPFRNIRQAQAVQGWLIDYCHCPLDTAVHPNKDCSEAQLRQRLETVLSEGSDAVWCAVPEEALSYHLMRRHARIETVRGGDARGDRGDGTRGDGSDRAAGGATEVQRFRISLPGLPEQVPYRSLTMEARVPPAWCRDPRVVVDGQELAAEVVRPGVLRVTTQVKEGTMIELRTTQRL; this comes from the coding sequence ATGAGTCTGGACATCTGTCCGTGGAAGTACGGAAAACGCTGGGTTTACTCGATCACCTACGACGAGGCACTGGCCGACCTGCACCGCTTCGCTATTCCCATGCACGATGAATACGGCATCCCAGGCCACGTCGAAGTCGTCGTCGGCCAGATGGGCGAGATCCGCAAGATCGGCAACTCCAGTTTCAACGGGTATCGCCACATGAACGGGGAGGAGTTACGCGACCTGCTCGCACGTGGCTGGGGCGTGGGAAACCACTCATGGAGCCACGAGATCATCACGCCGGATACGGTGGACCGGGAGATCTGCCACGCCAAAGAAGTACTCGAGGAAGCCCTCGGCGAGGCGGTCATCCTGTACTGTTCGCCCGGTGACAATACCAACATGGCCGACCACGTCCTCGAAGCCTGCCGCAATTCCGGCTACGTTGGTGCCATGAGCATAACGGACGCGCTCAATCTACCCGGGGACGAGCTCTTCTGGATCAACCGCACACCACTGCACGACCACTACTACCCGCCTTTTTACAGCGCCTTCGACCCTTTCCGAAACATCCGCCAGGCCCAGGCCGTGCAGGGCTGGCTCATCGACTACTGCCACTGCCCGCTGGATACTGCCGTTCACCCCAACAAGGATTGCTCCGAAGCCCAACTCAGGCAGCGCCTTGAAACGGTGTTGTCCGAAGGGAGCGACGCGGTCTGGTGCGCGGTGCCGGAGGAAGCGCTCAGTTACCACCTGATGCGGCGACACGCCCGGATCGAGACTGTGCGCGGTGGCGACGCCAGGGGAGACAGGGGTGATGGGACAAGAGGAGATGGAAGTGATAGAGCCGCGGGCGGTGCAACCGAAGTGCAACGCTTTCGAATCAGCCTGCCGGGATTGCCCGAACAGGTTCCGTATCGTAGTCTGACCATGGAAGCCCGGGTACCGCCGGCCTGGTGCCGCGATCCCCGCGTGGTGGTGGACGGGCAGGAACTGGCAGCAGAGGTGGTTCGGCCCGGCGTGCTACGGGTTACGACGCAAGTGAAAGAAGGTACCATGATAGAGCTGCGCACCACCCAGCGCCTATGA